In Mycolicibacterium aubagnense, the DNA window GAGTTGGTCGGCGACCTCGGCCAGCGCCAGCGCCGTCCCGACCGCCGACGCGGCAATGATGTTGTGCCCGCAGGCATGTCCGATGCCGGGCAACGCGTCGTACTCGGCACAGATGCCGATCACCAGATCGCCGCTGCCGTAGTCGGCACGGAACGCGGTGTCCAGACCGCCGGCGGCCGTGGTGACCTGGAAGCCACGTTCGGCCACGAGCGCCTGGGTCTTGGCACAGCTGCGGTGCTCCGCGAAAGCCAGTTCCGGCTCGGCGTGAATCGAGTGCGACAGCTCGATCAGATCGGCGCGGTGACGCGCGACGGCATCGGTCACCGTCTGCAGTGCGTCTCCCGTGAGCATCATGGAAGTATCGCACCGGCCCGTTTGGCCGCAGCTGGCAACTGTCGGGGCGAGCGAAGCGACGGGATAGACCTAAGGTGGACGCCGTGACCGATCCGCAGGCCACCCCTGACTTCGCGGCCGCTGAAGCCGCCGCCGCCATCCGTGACCGCACCGGAATCGCCGGCTTTGACGTGGCCGTCGTGCTCGGTTCGGGCTGGGCCCCGGCCGCCGCCGCGCTGGGCGAGCCCTCAGCCGCCATCGCGATGGGTGACCTCCCCGGATTCTCCCCGCCGACCGCGTCCGGACACGGCGGGCAGGTGCTGGCGCTGCAGGTCGGCAGCCGGAGAGTGCTGGTCATGCTGGGTCGCATCCACGCCTACGAAGGCCATGACCTGCGCCATGTCGTCCATCCCGTGCGCACCGCCATCGCAGCGGGCGCACAAACTGTGGTGCTCACCAACGCGGCGGGCGGCCTGCGCGAGGAGTACTCGGTGGGCCAGCCGGTGCTGATCAGCGACCACCTGAACCTGACGGCCCGCTCGCCTCTGGTCGGTGCGCAGTTCGTCGACCTGGTCGACGCCTACTCGCCGCGGCTGCGGGGGCTGGCCCGCGCGGTCGACCCATCGCTGGCCGAAGGCGTGTACGCCGGGTTGCCCGGCCCGCATTACGAGACGCCCGCCGAGATCCGGATGCTGCGGACCCTCGGTGCCGATCTGGTCGGCATGTCGACGGTGCACGAGACCATCGCGGCGCGCGCCGGCGGGGCCGAGGTGCTCGGCATTTCGATGGTGACCAATCTGGCGGCCGGTATGACGGGCGAGCCACTCAGCCACGCCGAGGTGCTGGAAGCGGGACGCCAGTCCGCGACCCGAATGGGGACGCTGCTGGCCGAGTTACTCCTGCGGATGTGACCCCGTGGCTTCTGCACCCCTGACCTTCGGCACCGCCGGCCTCCGCGGCCCCATGCGTGAGGGCCTCGACGCCATGAACGTGACCACCGTCAGTCGCGCGACGTGGGCGGTGGCCCAGGTGCTCAAGGACCGTCCCCGGGGTGGCTCGACGGTCGTGGTCGGTCGCGACGCGCGACACCACTCCGACGAATTCGCCACAGTGACGGCAGAAATCTTTGCGGCCCAGGGCTTTTCCGTCGTGCTGCTCCCCCACCCGGCGCCGACACCCGTCGTCGCCTATGCGGTGCGACATCTCAATGCCGTTGCCGGCGTGCAGATCACGGCGTCGCACAATCCGCCGGCCGACAACGGCTACAAGGTGTACTTCAACGGCGGAATCCAGATCGTCCCGCCGACCGATCGGGACATCGAGACCGCGATGCGCCAGGCACCGACCGACATCGCCCGGCAGCCCGTGTCACCTGCCGACGAGACGCTCGTCGAACAGTACGCGCGGCACACCGGGGCCCTGCGCACGACCGAAGGCGACGTCCGGGTGGCGCTGACCGCGATGCACGGAGTCGGTGGCGCACTCGCGGTGGAGGTACTGAACCGCGCCGGCATCGCCGATATCCACACGGTGGCAACACAGTTCGACCCCGATCCGGATTTCCCCACCGTGACGTTCCCGAATCCCGAGGAACCCGGCGCCACCGACCTGCTGCTGGCATTGGCCGCCGAGATCGGCGCCGAAGTCGCGGTCGCCCTCGACCCCGATGCGGACCGCTGTGCCGTGGGCATCCCGACCGCTAGTGGCTGGCGCATGCTGTCCGGCAACGAAACCGGTTGGCTACTGGGCGATTACCTGTTGTCGCGCCTGCACCCGGACGAAGCCAGAGACGCCGTCGTCGCCAGCTCACTCGTCTCGTCACAGCTGCTCGCCACGATCGCTGCCGACTACGGCGCCCACCACGTCGAAACCCTCACCGGCTTCAAGTGGCTGGCCCGCGCTGACAACGACATTCCGGGCGCCACCCTGCGCTACGCCTATGAGGAGGCCATCGGGCACTGCGTCGACCCCGACGCAGTGCGTGACAAAGACGGCATCAGCGCCGCGGTGGTGTTCTGCGATCTGGTTGTGGCACTACGGAATCAAGGCCAGACGGTCGAGGATCGCCTGGACTCCCTCGCCGCGAAATACGGCGTCCACGTC includes these proteins:
- a CDS encoding purine-nucleoside phosphorylase; its protein translation is MTDPQATPDFAAAEAAAAIRDRTGIAGFDVAVVLGSGWAPAAAALGEPSAAIAMGDLPGFSPPTASGHGGQVLALQVGSRRVLVMLGRIHAYEGHDLRHVVHPVRTAIAAGAQTVVLTNAAGGLREEYSVGQPVLISDHLNLTARSPLVGAQFVDLVDAYSPRLRGLARAVDPSLAEGVYAGLPGPHYETPAEIRMLRTLGADLVGMSTVHETIAARAGGAEVLGISMVTNLAAGMTGEPLSHAEVLEAGRQSATRMGTLLAELLLRM
- a CDS encoding phospho-sugar mutase, which codes for MASAPLTFGTAGLRGPMREGLDAMNVTTVSRATWAVAQVLKDRPRGGSTVVVGRDARHHSDEFATVTAEIFAAQGFSVVLLPHPAPTPVVAYAVRHLNAVAGVQITASHNPPADNGYKVYFNGGIQIVPPTDRDIETAMRQAPTDIARQPVSPADETLVEQYARHTGALRTTEGDVRVALTAMHGVGGALAVEVLNRAGIADIHTVATQFDPDPDFPTVTFPNPEEPGATDLLLALAAEIGAEVAVALDPDADRCAVGIPTASGWRMLSGNETGWLLGDYLLSRLHPDEARDAVVASSLVSSQLLATIAADYGAHHVETLTGFKWLARADNDIPGATLRYAYEEAIGHCVDPDAVRDKDGISAAVVFCDLVVALRNQGQTVEDRLDSLAAKYGVHVTGAVSVHTDADAVMARLRAEPPTQIAGIPVRTQDLAQLRGQRRTDALICTGEGLRVAVRPSGTEPKIKGYVEISRPPAADVTANRTIAESALASIRDAVAGLLAPS